In a genomic window of Agarivorans albus:
- a CDS encoding zinc-dependent alcohol dehydrogenase family protein: MKATVIRAFGDSKVFETAEIAKPELKSGHLLIKVAASSVNTIDMMIRDMGEALPFHPKLPGVLGMDFAGTVEAVGEGVNNFKVGDEVYGCAGGLVELQGSLAEYMLADANLVAHKPSNISMREAAALPLVGITAYEGLVRAGITAGQKVLVHGGAGGVGHVALQLAKHFGTEVFATGAAGEQTDLIAALGATAIDFKTEAVADYVEKYTKGAGFDVIFDSVGGANINNSIEAAKLNGQITTTLSMHEQDLTMVHMKGLSLHVVFMLLPMIYNQGRAAHGKILEALAKIVEAGDLKPVLDSQQFALADAAAAHDRLASGQAIGKVVIDIN, from the coding sequence ATGAAAGCAACTGTGATTCGCGCATTCGGTGACAGCAAGGTATTTGAAACAGCAGAAATAGCAAAACCAGAGCTTAAATCAGGTCACCTGTTAATAAAGGTTGCGGCGTCTAGCGTTAACACCATCGACATGATGATTCGTGACATGGGTGAAGCCTTACCTTTTCACCCTAAGCTCCCAGGTGTTTTGGGAATGGATTTCGCGGGTACAGTTGAAGCGGTTGGTGAAGGCGTAAACAACTTTAAGGTTGGAGATGAAGTATACGGCTGTGCTGGCGGTCTTGTTGAACTGCAAGGTTCGTTAGCAGAGTACATGTTGGCAGACGCGAATTTAGTGGCTCACAAGCCAAGCAACATCTCAATGCGAGAAGCCGCTGCGCTACCGTTAGTGGGTATTACCGCCTACGAAGGTTTGGTTAGAGCAGGCATTACAGCTGGTCAAAAAGTACTTGTTCATGGCGGCGCCGGTGGCGTGGGACATGTTGCACTACAACTTGCTAAACATTTTGGTACTGAGGTTTTTGCAACTGGTGCCGCTGGCGAGCAAACCGATCTCATCGCTGCGCTTGGCGCAACAGCAATCGACTTCAAAACCGAAGCCGTTGCAGACTATGTTGAAAAGTACACCAAGGGTGCTGGATTTGACGTAATTTTTGATTCAGTGGGCGGTGCCAATATCAATAACTCAATTGAAGCGGCCAAGCTAAACGGTCAAATTACTACCACGCTGTCTATGCACGAACAAGACTTAACCATGGTGCACATGAAGGGTCTGTCTTTACATGTAGTGTTTATGCTTTTACCGATGATATACAACCAAGGTCGAGCTGCACACGGTAAGATCCTTGAAGCACTGGCAAAAATTGTTGAGGCTGGCGACCTAAAACCAGTACTTGATAGCCAACAATTTGCCTTAGCCGATGCCGCGGCAGCGCACGATCGCCTAGCCAGTGGTCAAGCAATTGGCAAGGTTGTCATTGATATCAACTAG
- a CDS encoding radical SAM protein yields MHYEGKIYRPWMEAKSVLIQTTLGCSNNQCTFCTMFDDKRFKVRELEAIFKDIDEARLLHRKVESIFLIDGNVMAMRTDKLLKILDKIKVTFPELKHLALYSGFNDFRRKSMSELKELRSAGLTTAYSGLESGDPIVLERIKKGMTREHAIKGMEMAREANIQVLASFIFGLGGKERSVEHAKNTTSLLNIMRPDAIAPMALAIQPGSELERELHRGEFALPTPLQILEEEKYLLENMDDFPCYYWGDHGNNIASMRGVWPEVRQSFLQNINQHIAHNPMAKKNAIETYAW; encoded by the coding sequence ATGCATTATGAAGGTAAAATCTATCGTCCTTGGATGGAAGCCAAGAGTGTACTTATTCAAACCACGCTAGGTTGCAGCAATAACCAGTGTACCTTCTGTACTATGTTCGACGACAAACGTTTTAAAGTGCGTGAGCTTGAGGCGATCTTTAAAGACATTGATGAAGCGAGATTGTTACATCGCAAGGTCGAGTCAATATTTCTTATCGACGGTAATGTAATGGCGATGCGCACCGACAAGCTGTTAAAGATCCTAGATAAAATAAAAGTGACCTTTCCTGAGCTAAAGCACTTGGCGCTGTATTCGGGCTTTAATGATTTTCGTCGTAAGAGTATGTCGGAGCTAAAAGAACTGCGTTCGGCGGGGCTTACTACTGCTTATTCTGGATTAGAGTCTGGCGATCCTATTGTGCTGGAGCGGATTAAAAAGGGCATGACACGTGAGCATGCAATTAAAGGTATGGAGATGGCGCGTGAAGCAAATATTCAAGTGCTTGCCTCGTTTATTTTTGGTCTTGGTGGCAAAGAGCGTTCTGTTGAGCATGCTAAAAACACCACTAGTTTGCTTAATATTATGCGTCCAGATGCGATTGCGCCAATGGCGCTTGCTATTCAACCGGGTAGCGAGTTGGAGCGGGAGCTACATCGGGGAGAGTTTGCTCTGCCCACACCGCTACAGATTTTAGAAGAGGAAAAGTACTTGCTGGAAAACATGGATGATTTTCCGTGTTATTACTGGGGTGACCATGGCAACAACATAGCATCTATGCGCGGGGTTTGGCCCGAGGTTCGCCAATCTTTCTTGCAGAATATTAATCAGCATATCGCGCATAATCCAATGGCGAAGAAAAATGCGATTGAGACCTATGCATGGTAG